A region from the Tsuneonella mangrovi genome encodes:
- a CDS encoding leishmanolysin-related zinc metalloendopeptidase, giving the protein MSAAKGGNGGGGGKPGGGGGGGGGGGYTPPASYTSGADGAYNITIEFTGDGWTQELVNIFERAADFYSQLIAGDVADVKVIGAGKPRTVDDIVIQAEITAIDGTGGILGQAGPTSVRTQGSLPATAIMQFDVADANDFNALGLFDDIVFHEMGHSLGFGSIWDMLGLVDTNNLFTGTLAKAQSNIQFGTTKIYVETDGGSGTAGSHWDEATYGNEIMTGYINNVDYLSHMTAASYGDLGYELAADYLSVADGQALEIVL; this is encoded by the coding sequence ATGTCGGCCGCAAAAGGCGGCAACGGCGGCGGAGGCGGTAAGCCCGGCGGTGGCGGTGGCGGTGGTGGTGGCGGTGGCTATACGCCGCCCGCGTCGTATACCAGCGGTGCCGACGGCGCTTACAACATCACGATCGAGTTCACCGGCGATGGCTGGACACAGGAACTGGTCAATATTTTCGAGCGCGCTGCGGACTTCTATTCGCAGCTGATCGCTGGCGATGTTGCCGATGTGAAGGTGATCGGCGCCGGGAAGCCGCGGACGGTCGACGATATCGTTATCCAGGCGGAAATCACAGCGATCGACGGGACCGGCGGTATTCTCGGCCAGGCGGGCCCGACATCGGTCCGCACGCAAGGCTCGCTTCCGGCGACCGCGATCATGCAGTTCGACGTGGCCGACGCGAACGACTTCAATGCACTCGGCCTGTTCGACGACATCGTGTTCCACGAAATGGGCCACAGCCTCGGCTTCGGTTCGATCTGGGACATGCTCGGGCTGGTCGATACGAACAACTTGTTCACCGGCACGCTGGCGAAGGCGCAATCAAATATCCAGTTCGGCACAACCAAAATCTATGTCGAGACCGATGGCGGAAGCGGTACTGCCGGATCGCACTGGGACGAGGCGACCTACGGCAACGAGATCATGACGGGGTATATCAACAACGTCGATTACCTGTCGCACATGACCGCAGCGTCGTATGGCGATCTCGGCTACGAACTGGCAGCCGATTATCTCTCGGTTGCTGACGGACAGGCCTTAGAGATCGTCCTCTGA